One region of Brassica napus cultivar Da-Ae chromosome A10, Da-Ae, whole genome shotgun sequence genomic DNA includes:
- the LOC106385300 gene encoding spore coat protein YeeK isoform X2: MGEDQRNHSDKGFFHHLAGYASGRYRPHGHHGYNNHGHHGYGVPYAYPAPPPPYGYPPVAYPPHGGYPPPGYPPPGYPPHGYPGHHHHGGIGGMIAGVAAAAVGSHHHGHYGHHHGHGYGYGYYKHGKFKHGKFGKRWKHGMFGKHKGKFFKKWK, translated from the exons ATGGGGGAGGATCAGCGTAATCACAGCGACAAAGGATTCTTCCACCACTTAGCAGGATATGCAAGTGGACGCTACCGACCTCACGGTCATCATGGTTATAATAATCACGGTCATCATGGCTATGGAGTTCCTTATGCATATcctgctcctcctcctccgtatGGTTATCCACCTGTTGCTTATCCTCCACATGGTGGTTATCCTCCACCCGGTTATCCTCCACCCGGTTATCCACCTCACGGTTATCCCG GACACCACCACCACGGAGGTATAGGAGGGATGATAGCGGGTGTGGCAGCTGCAGCAGTTGGTTCTCACCACCATGGACACTATGGTCACCATCACGGTCACGGCTATGGGTACGGGTATTACAAACACGGTAAGTTCAAGCACGGAAAATTCGGGAAACGCTGGAAGCATGGCATGTTTGGGAAGCACAAGGGAAAATTCTTCAAGAAATGGAAGTGA
- the LOC106387742 gene encoding chromo domain-containing protein LHP1: MKGAGVKKKTQVVNDAGEAETAVETAGGSGKRSGDGGFGSDDGGGGDSILREMGDDRRTEDEEEEEDDEDEEDEEDGGGEGGGGKEERPKLDEGFFEIEAIRRKRVRKGKVQYLIKWRGWPETANTWEPKENLQSIADVIDAFEGSLKPGKPGRKPGRKRKHHGGSNSNTQLKKKQQRLTSTTSHDASERSDSFTSLNNSSLPNIRGPLNDDLCGSGDGEAAYAAANQVEANSSRRSVGMVGEEKDYDPTLSELRGPVVNSNGAAGCSQGGGGGIDNVRPNGLLKVYPKNSCGVIGAKRRKSGSVKRFKQDASTSNNNNSNNHTTAATDQNVTQELATLDSFGGVARIGNEYPGVLENNNLSQKSKVEELDIAKILKPVKFSSSVTNNVQDVLVTFLALRSDGEEVMVDNRFLKAHNPLLLIEFYEQHLKYNPER, translated from the exons ATGAAAGGGGCAGGTGTGAAGAAGAAAACCCAGGTGGTGAACGACGCTGGTGAGGCGGAGACGGCGGTGGAAACAGCCGGAGGAAGCGGGAAAAGAAGTGGAGACGGTGGGTTTGGCAGTGACGACGGCGGAGGAGGAGATTCGATTCTCCGCGAGATGGGTGATGATAGACGTAcggaggacgaggaagaagaagaagacgacgaagacgaagaggatgaagaagacggaggaggagaaggaggaggagggaaAGAGGAAAGGCCAAAGCTTGACGAAGGGTTTTTCGAAATCGAAGCTATTCGTCGCAAGAGAGTTCGTAAA GGAAAGGTTCAGTATCTAATTAAATG GCGTGGATGGCCAGAAACTGCCAACACATGGGAGCCTAAAGAGAATCTCCAGTCTATTGCTGATGTTATAGATGCATTCGAAGGAAG TTTGAAGCCAGGGAAGCCTGGAAGGAAGCCAGGAAGAAAGCGTAAACATCATGGAGGTTCTAATTCTAATACTCagttgaagaagaagcagcaacGTTTAACATCTACTACATCACATGATGCCTCTGAGAGATCAGACTCTTTCACATCTCTTAACAACTCTAGCCTTCCTAACATTCGTGGTCCACTCAACGACGACCTCTGCGGTTCAGGAGATGGGGAAGCTGCTTATGCAGCAGCCAACCAAGTTGAAGCCAACAGCAGCAGGAGGAGTGTTGGGATGGTTGGAGAGGAGAAAGATTATGATCCGACGCTTAGCGAGCTGAGGGGACCAGTCGTTAACAGTAACGGTGCAGCAGGGTGTTCccaaggaggaggaggaggcattgATAATGTAAGACCAAATGGGCTTCTCAAGGTTTATCCTAAGAACAGTTGTGGGGTCATAGGTGCTAAGAGGAGGAAGTCTGGTTCTGTGAAAAGATTCAAACAAGACGCATCCACaagtaacaacaacaacagcaacaaccACACAACAGCAGCTACTGATCAGAATGTGACACAAGAGTTGGCTACGTTAGACTCTTTTGGTGGAGTCGCGAGGATAGGGAACGAGTATCCTGGTGTGTTGGAGAATAACAATCTCTCTCAGAAAAGCAAGGTGGAGGAGCTGGACATTGCGAAGATCCTCAAGCCAGTGAAGTTCTCTTCATCTGTGACAAACAATGTACAAGACGTGTTGGTGACATTCTTGGCTCTGAG GTCTGATGGGGAGGAAGTGATGGTAGACAACAGGTTTCTCAAGGCTCACAATCCTCTTCTG CTGATTGAATTCTACGAGCAGCATCTCAAGTACAATCCGGAAAGATAA
- the LOC106387743 gene encoding protein DETOXIFICATION 25-like, with translation MSRGGGEMEERLLNASETEQRRESLYLRKKIWSEVRKMWRIALPSTLFRVMSFGCIVVAQAFIGHSSETGLAAYALIQSTFIRFIYGVMAGMSSATETLCGQAYGAQQYHMMGIYLQRSWIVDTFTATLFVPFIIFAGPILRLLGQNLEITKTVDEIYPWVIPYLYSIVFTMTMQMYLQAQMKNAIIGVLSTVALVVDIVATWWCVSVMGMGIHGALLGLNISSWTVVIAEFVYVFGGWCPHTWTGFSTAAFVDLFPMLKLSISSGFMLCLEYWYMSIIVLMSGYTEDANIAISAFSICQYIYTWEMNISLGLLGAACVRVANELGKGDADAVRFSIKVVLVVSAVIGVLCSVLCLAFGGQISYLFSDSHQVSDAVADLSIVLSLSILLNIVQPILSGVAIGAGMQSVVAFVNLGTYYGVGIPFGFILINIFRFGVKGLGMLVGVGMQTLILSYVIYKTDWEMEVKKTNERMKTWTLKSPSVEPSTITTRDEERK, from the exons ATGAGTAGAGGTGGCGGAGAAATGGAAGAGAGACTGCTAAATGCGTCAGAGACAgaacagaggagagagagtctcTACTTGAGAAAGAAGATTTGGAGTGAAGTAAGAAAGATGTGGAGAATAGCTTTACCATCAACTTTGTTCAGAGTGATGTCGTTTGGTTGCATAGTGGTAGCTCAAGCCTTCATTGGCCACTCCAGTGAAACGGGTCTTGCTGCTTATGCTCTCATTCAGAGCACTTTCATTCGTTTCATCTATGGTGTTATG gcCGGTATGTCAAGTGCGACGGAGACGCTATGTGGACAAGCATACGGAGCACAACAATACCACATGATGGGGATATATCTACAACGTTCTTGGATAGTAGACACCTTTACAGCCACTCTCTTTGTCCCTTTCATCATCTTCGCGGGTCCTATTCTTCGGTTACTTGGCCAAAACCTTGAGATCACCAAGACCGTAGACGAGATCTACCCTTGGGTCATTCCTTATCTATACAGCATCGTTTTTACCATGACAATGCAAATGTATCTCCAAGCACAGATGAAGAACGCCATCATAGGCGTTCTCTCGACCGTAGCCTTGGTTGTGGACATTGTGGCCACGTGGTGGTGCGTGAGCGTGATGGGGATGGGAATCCATGGTGCGCTTCTAGGACTTAATATAAGCTCGTGGACAGTGGTAATAGCCGAGTTTGTGTACGTGTTTGGAGGGTGGTGCCCGCATACTTGGACAGGCTTCAGCACTGCTGCTTTTGTTGATCTTTTCCCAATGCTCAAGTTATCCATTTCCTCTGGATTCATGCtttg CTTAGAGTATTGGTATATGAGCATCATTGTCTTAATGTCTGGATATACAGAGGATGCCAATATTGCAATTTCTGCATTTTCCATATG CCAATATATATACACTTGGGAGATGAACATAAGCTTAGGCTTGTTGGGTGCAGCATG CGTACGAGTAGCAAACGAATTAGGAAAAGGAGATGCTGACGCAGTGAGATTCTCCATAAAAGTGGTGCTTGTGGTATCAGCGGTGATTGGTGTGTTATGTTCTGTTCTTTGCTTAGCGTTTGGCGGCCAGATTTCGTATTTGTTCTCCGATAGCCACCAAGTTTCAGACGCTGTCGCTGATCTCTCCATCGTCCTCAGCCTATCCATACTCTTAAACATCGTCCAACCCATTCTCTCTG GAGTAGCTATTGGAGCAGGGATGCAGAGTGTGGTAGCATTTGTGAACTTAGGAACTTATTATGGAGTTGGTATTCCCTTTGGGTTCATCCTTATCAACATTTTCCGTTTTGGTGTTAAG GGACTAGGAATGTTGGTTGGAGTTGGTATGCAAACGTTGATATTGTCTTATGTTATTTACAAAACTGATTGGGAAATGGAG GTTAAGAAGACGAACGAGCGTATGAAAACCTGGACTCTAAAGTCACCTTCTGTAGAACCGAGTACTATCACGACGAGAGATGAAGAGAGAAAGtga
- the LOC106387744 gene encoding protein GrpE, with translation MAGLLKTPSLHLTPSLLHAPSVPFKPFCVSFAGGRNTSVSLSRRASLRSVSGGNSLRLLNFVPFASGEAETTETELESSEPEVQETDGAEGENAGAEEEEAAVTIALLSSYKEALAENNEEKIAEIEASLKSIEDQKFQLEEKVATLSNELSVERDRLIRISADFDNFRKRNERERLNLVSNAQGEVVENLLAVLDNFERAKSQIKVETEGEERVTNSYQSIYKQFVEILGSLGVVTVETVGKQFDPMLHEAIMREDSAEYEEGIVLEEYRKGFLLGERLLRPSMVKVSAGPGPEKAGEGEGEEAIAQGSAEGAEATSS, from the exons ATGGCCGGTCTACTCAAAACGCCGTCGTTACACCTCACACCGTCTCTACTTCATGCACCCTCTGTGCCCTTCAAGCCCTTCTGCGTCTCCTTCGCCGGAGGAAGGAACACCAGCGTCTCACTCTCTCGCCGAGCTTCTCTCCGCTCCGTCTCCGGTGGAAATTCTCTCCGGTTACTTAACTTCGTACCCTTTGCTTCTGGAGAAGCAGAGACGACCGAGACGGAGCTGGAATCGAGCGAACCCGAAGTCCAG GAGACTGATGGTGCTGAGGGTGAAAACGCTGGcgctgaggaagaagaagcggctgtGACCATAGCATTGCTGAGTTCGTATAAAGAAGCTCTAGCAGAGAACAACGAGGAGAAGATTGCTGAGATAGAAGCATCGTTAAAGTCCATTGAAGATCAAAAATTTCAGCTCGAGGAGAAAGTCGCCACTTTATCTAACGAGTTATCTGTGGAGAGGGATCGGCTGATAAGGATCAGCGCAGATTTCGACAACTTCAGGAAGAGGAACGAGAGGGAGAGGCTAAACCTTGTTTCAAATGCTCAAGGAGAGGTTGTGGAGAATCTTTTGGcggttttggataatttcgaGAGGGCTAAGTCCCAGATCAAGGTGGAGACTGAGGGAGAAGAGAGAGTCACTAACAGCTACCAGAGCATATACAAACAGTTTGTTGAGATTCTAGGTTCGCTTGGTGTTGTCACTGTGGAGACAGTCGGCAAGCAGTTTGATCCAATG CTTCATGAGGCAATAATGAGGGAGGATTCTGCGGAATACGAAGAAGGTATAGTACTTGAAGAATACAGGAAAGGTTTCTTGCTAGGGGAAAGGCTATTACGTCCTTCAATGGTGAAGGTATCTGCTGGACCTGGACCAGAAAAGGCCGGTGAaggtgaaggagaagaagccATTGCGCAAGGAAGCGCAGAAGGAGCAGAAGCGACTTCATCTTGA
- the LOC106385300 gene encoding tRNA (guanine-N(7)-)-methyltransferase isoform X1, which yields MGSLTQACSSSSSLAKSVFSLASSSPFFFTSGHTKITRHYSSSFFRASTSPLASVCVDSKEVRSTDLVDLEYAELNLKYKISEEVGHVRIRQHVNPLSSSFSTPAPVPAWEEVYKDPSLPLMVDIGSGSGRFLLWLAKKNAESGNYLGLEIRQKLVKRANFWVNELGLSNAHFIFANAMVSFDQLISSYPGPLEFVSILCPDPHFKKRHHKRRVVQKPLVDSILQNLKPGGKIFVQSDVLDVAQDMRDQLDEEAKVLEHVDTVDTEEGWLRENPMGIRTEREIHAELEGARIYRRLYQKKILIDSLQ from the exons atgggTTCTTTAACTCAAGcgtgctcttcttcttcttctctggcGAAGAGTGTGTTTTCATTGGCTTCTTCATCGCCGTTTTTCTTCACGAGCGGGCACACCAAAATCACTCGCCACTATAGCAGCAGCTTCTTCAGAGCATCCACCTCACCGTTGGCGTCAGTTTGTGTCGATTCAAAGGAAGTGAGAAGCACTGATTTGGTGGACTTGGAGTATGCAGAGCTTAACCTCAAGTACAAGATATCTGAA GAAGTGGGTCATGTAAGAATCAGACAGCATGTTAACCCTCTCAGTTCCTCTTTCTCC ACTCCAGCTCCAGTTCCGGCTTGGGAGGAAGTGTATAAGGATCCATCGCTACCTCTTATGGTTGATATTGGAAGTG GTAGTGGCAGATTCCTCCTGTGGCTAGCCAAGAAGAATGCTGAGTCAGGCAACTACTTGGGGTTGGAGATACGCCAGAAA CTGGTCAAGCGTGCTAACTTTTGGGTTAACGAGCTGGGACTTTCTAACGC ACACTTCATTTTTGCAAATGCCATGGTTTCATTTGATCAGCTTATATCAAGCTATCCTGGACCGTTGGAGTTTGTCTCAATCTTG TGTCCGGATCCACATTTCAAGAAACGCCATCACAAGAGACGTGTTGTGCAAAAGCCTTTGGTAGATTCCATTCTACAAAACCTGAAACCTGGCGGAAAG ATCTTTGTGCAGTCAGATGTGCTCGACGTAGCTCAGGACATGAGAGATCAGTTAGACGAGGAAGCAAAGGTTCTTGAACATGTGGACACAGTTGATACAGAGGAAGGTTGGTTAAGAGAAAACCCAATGGGTATACGAACTGAACGAGAGATTCACGCTGAACTCGAAGGTGCAAGGATCTACAGAAGACTATACCAGAAGAAGATATTGATTGATAGTCTTCAATAA